Proteins encoded within one genomic window of Streptomyces kaniharaensis:
- a CDS encoding type II toxin-antitoxin system Phd/YefM family antitoxin, with product MKTITQREFRNNSAAVMDAVEAGETFHITRNGVEVAELRPVSGRRRLTAEELVARHVKLPRVDYQQMRKEAEEYFGPEELVGDEGDDPFERRRG from the coding sequence ATGAAGACGATTACCCAGCGGGAGTTCCGGAACAACTCCGCCGCGGTGATGGACGCGGTGGAGGCGGGGGAGACCTTCCACATCACCAGGAACGGGGTCGAGGTCGCGGAGCTGCGCCCGGTGTCGGGACGGCGCCGGCTGACGGCGGAGGAACTGGTGGCGCGGCACGTGAAGCTGCCGCGGGTGGACTACCAGCAGATGCGCAAGGAGGCCGAGGAGTACTTCGGCCCGGAGGAACTGGTGGGGGACGAGGGCGACGACCCGTTCGAGCGGCGTCGTGGCTGA
- a CDS encoding WXG100 family type VII secretion target has translation MADTSEKDQNPWLYGQDSPPTAGPLAPHRTTGPWAGAESSGAPVLVQPAVLQQAASESRRLRGELKSSVTRAEPDTAAAVQALADGWAGGPALSQALTWWKSRWTSLDNRLGLAADRLDATARGYRAADNSAATSFKGP, from the coding sequence GTGGCCGACACCAGCGAGAAGGACCAGAACCCCTGGCTGTACGGCCAGGACAGTCCACCGACAGCGGGACCGCTCGCCCCGCACCGCACCACCGGACCGTGGGCGGGCGCCGAGAGCTCGGGCGCCCCCGTCCTCGTACAGCCGGCGGTACTCCAGCAGGCCGCCAGCGAATCGCGCCGGCTGCGCGGCGAGCTGAAGAGCTCCGTCACCCGTGCCGAGCCGGACACGGCGGCAGCAGTCCAGGCGCTGGCGGACGGGTGGGCCGGCGGACCCGCCCTGTCGCAGGCGCTCACCTGGTGGAAGTCCCGCTGGACCAGCCTCGACAACCGGCTCGGCCTGGCCGCCGATCGTCTCGACGCCACTGCCCGGGGCTACCGTGCCGCCGACAACTCCGCCGCCACCTCGTTCAAGGGACCGTGA